In Synechococcus sp. KORDI-100, a single window of DNA contains:
- a CDS encoding M10 family metallopeptidase C-terminal domain-containing protein: MNINVSSSWHSGLSGFGNYTFQTILHEIGHGLGLGHQGDYNGSASYSSDAKYANDSWQTTMMSYFSQSENTSITASYAFLSSPMAVDWISLDDLYGSQGYSISNAFSGDTTYGYNTNISSSTSEIFSELKDWISSTAFTILDGSGTDTLDFSGFSNDQSIDLRSTDESASSLYPSNIAGDVGNLVIAADTVIEKAIGGSGADTLTGNSANNTLDGSTGNDTLIGGAGDDTYVVDSTSDVVTESSSDGTDLIQASVTYTAPSNVEQLTLTGSSNINATGNALDNTLTGNSGNNSIDGSTGDDTLIGGAGDDTYVVDSTSDVVTESSSEGTDLIQASVTYTAPSNVEQLTLTGSGHINATGNALANTLIGNSGANRLIGGDANDTLTGGTGADQFQLGGGDDLITDFSIASGDVVGIENGQSYSISQSGSDALISVASVGSVLLQGINAEDFDEETLIVRTDGSGNPSSTAPTLTSATYNASSGALAVTGANLTANSGSDNDIDVSKLTLTGEGSNTYTLTSADVELTSATAFSITLNAADQLQLAGLLNKDGTSSGAGTTYNIAAALNWNPGASSSPADSTGNAITVSNVAAPSLSSATYDDSSGVLALTGSNLPAYPGASNDIDVSKLTITGGSGSTYTLTTSDVELTSATAASITLNSTDQSNLDSLLNKNGTASTQGTTYNIAAADDWAPGADSSTDIADLTGNAITVSNSPAPTPTPAPTPAPSPSGGGGGGGGSGGGGGTPTPAPRPTPAPAPTQPRTPLPTPAPAPAPTTAPAPGSTQPPGPTRPPTSGPNTDNNNATANTTNTGALNPKQIAALSLNAIANLSTQQVQKLSTASIGALKPAQLSKFKPDVISSFSQQQIANIKPSTIKALKPSQVSSMATRLINAMQGKQVRKLTPRTIKALRPNQVSKLSTQFVAAMTNKQLRKLPSDDLTPKQLKTFPTKALSKLTPKQFKQLNIKQINALPDDLLNRLNNRQLKALNRALRGANGSRRLTQNTQRRTIEPLAEPIVIQDPRETWFSITTDQSTHQRDLQTNDPLDLLALSNPNQSLPL, encoded by the coding sequence GTGAATATCAATGTTTCTTCAAGCTGGCATAGTGGACTCAGTGGTTTTGGCAACTACACGTTTCAGACAATTCTGCATGAAATCGGTCATGGCCTCGGGCTAGGCCATCAAGGCGATTACAACGGCTCCGCCAGTTACAGCAGCGACGCTAAATACGCCAACGACTCATGGCAGACCACCATGATGTCGTACTTCTCACAAAGCGAGAACACATCAATTACTGCAAGTTATGCCTTTCTCAGTTCACCCATGGCGGTGGACTGGATTTCACTCGATGACTTGTATGGGTCGCAGGGTTACAGCATCAGCAATGCCTTCAGTGGCGACACGACTTATGGATACAACACCAACATCAGTTCATCCACAAGTGAAATATTTTCGGAACTGAAAGACTGGATCAGTTCAACAGCTTTCACGATTCTTGATGGCTCCGGAACAGACACGCTTGATTTCAGCGGCTTCAGCAATGACCAGTCGATCGATCTTCGATCAACGGATGAATCAGCATCCAGTCTTTATCCCTCCAACATTGCCGGCGACGTCGGCAACCTCGTCATTGCGGCAGATACGGTCATTGAAAAGGCCATCGGAGGCAGTGGTGCAGACACACTGACGGGTAATTCTGCCAACAACACTCTTGATGGCAGCACCGGCAACGACACCCTCATTGGTGGCGCCGGTGATGACACCTACGTCGTTGATTCCACCTCAGACGTCGTCACCGAATCCTCCTCAGATGGCACTGATCTGATTCAGGCCTCGGTGACCTACACCGCCCCTTCCAACGTTGAACAGCTCACCCTCACGGGCTCCAGCAACATCAACGCCACGGGCAACGCCCTCGACAACACACTTACTGGCAATTCCGGCAACAACTCCATCGATGGCAGCACCGGCGACGACACGCTCATCGGTGGCGCCGGTGATGACACCTACGTCGTTGATTCCACCTCAGACGTTGTCACTGAATCCTCCTCAGAAGGCACCGATCTGATTCAGGCCTCGGTGACCTACACCGCCCCTTCCAACGTCGAACAGCTCACCCTCACGGGCTCCGGCCACATCAACGCCACTGGCAATGCCCTCGCCAACACTCTCATCGGCAACAGCGGCGCCAACCGCCTGATCGGCGGCGATGCCAACGACACGCTCACCGGCGGCACCGGTGCCGATCAGTTCCAGCTCGGTGGCGGCGATGACCTGATCACCGACTTCTCCATTGCAAGCGGCGATGTTGTTGGCATCGAAAACGGCCAGAGTTACTCGATCTCCCAGTCCGGGAGTGATGCGCTGATCAGCGTCGCGTCCGTGGGATCGGTTCTGCTGCAGGGCATCAACGCCGAAGACTTCGATGAGGAGACGCTGATTGTGCGGACCGATGGGTCGGGCAACCCCAGCTCAACCGCGCCAACACTGACATCGGCCACCTACAACGCCTCCTCCGGTGCCCTCGCCGTCACCGGCGCCAATCTCACCGCCAATTCAGGTTCTGATAACGACATCGACGTCTCCAAGCTCACCCTCACTGGAGAAGGCAGCAACACCTACACCCTCACCTCCGCCGACGTTGAACTCACCTCAGCCACCGCCTTCTCCATCACCCTCAACGCCGCTGATCAACTCCAACTCGCTGGTCTGCTCAATAAAGACGGCACCTCCTCCGGCGCCGGCACCACCTACAACATCGCTGCTGCTCTGAACTGGAATCCAGGCGCCAGTTCCTCACCAGCAGACAGCACCGGCAATGCCATCACCGTCTCCAACGTCGCCGCGCCAAGCCTCAGCTCCGCCACCTACGACGATTCCAGCGGTGTTCTTGCCCTCACCGGCAGCAACCTGCCCGCCTACCCCGGCGCAAGCAACGACATCGATGTCTCCAAGCTCACCATCACCGGTGGCTCCGGCAGCACCTACACCCTCACAACTTCCGACGTTGAACTGACATCGGCGACAGCCGCCAGCATCACCCTCAACAGCACCGACCAGAGCAACCTCGATTCCCTGCTCAACAAGAACGGCACCGCCTCAACCCAAGGCACCACCTACAACATCGCCGCTGCTGATGACTGGGCACCAGGCGCTGACAGCAGCACAGACATTGCCGATCTCACCGGTAACGCCATCACCGTCTCCAATAGTCCCGCCCCGACGCCAACGCCCGCTCCGACCCCGGCACCCTCACCCAGTGGTGGCGGTGGCGGCGGCGGTGGCAGTGGTGGTGGTGGTGGAACCCCAACACCGGCACCAAGACCAACACCAGCTCCGGCGCCCACCCAACCGCGAACGCCCCTACCCACGCCGGCACCAGCTCCTGCTCCCACAACAGCTCCGGCTCCCGGGTCCACTCAGCCACCGGGTCCCACCAGGCCACCCACATCCGGGCCCAACACCGACAACAACAACGCAACGGCGAACACCACCAACACCGGCGCGCTCAATCCAAAGCAGATTGCAGCCCTGTCGCTCAATGCCATTGCAAACCTGAGCACTCAGCAGGTGCAAAAGCTGAGCACCGCCAGCATCGGTGCGCTCAAACCAGCGCAGTTATCGAAATTCAAACCCGATGTGATCAGCAGCTTCAGTCAGCAACAGATCGCCAACATCAAACCGAGCACCATCAAGGCTCTCAAGCCCTCTCAGGTCTCAAGCATGGCGACCAGGCTGATCAACGCCATGCAGGGAAAGCAGGTGCGCAAACTGACGCCCAGAACCATCAAAGCCCTGCGACCAAACCAGGTCAGCAAACTCTCCACTCAGTTCGTAGCAGCGATGACCAACAAGCAGCTGCGCAAACTCCCCTCCGACGACCTCACCCCAAAACAGCTCAAAACCTTCCCCACCAAGGCACTCAGCAAACTCACTCCAAAGCAGTTCAAACAGCTCAACATCAAGCAGATCAACGCCTTGCCGGATGACCTTTTAAACAGGCTCAACAACAGGCAACTCAAAGCACTCAATCGTGCCTTGCGTGGAGCCAATGGCTCCAGGCGCCTCACTCAAAACACCCAACGCAGAACGATCGAGCCCCTCGCAGAGCCGATCGTTATCCAAGATCCACGTGAAACCTGGTTCTCAATCACAACAGATCAATCAACACACCAGCGGGATCTGCAGACCAACGATCCTCTCGACCTTCTCGCCCTAAGCAACCCCAACCAGTCCCTTCCCCTCTGA
- a CDS encoding BCCT family transporter yields the protein MSEIPASQGSWWRQSPLWVGAIPLLIFLLVSAIDLALAKQFTDNGKAVVSDALGGIWQWMVVLLFLIALILAISPLGSLRLGGENAKPSLKFFDWCAVLICTLLAGGGVFWSAAEPLYHFQTPSPVFEGVEASTAAAVDPALAVSFLHWGFLAWALVATTTTITFSILEQRGEPLRPRTLLVNIVPRRWVDGPLGDLADGLSVVAAIAGTVGPLGFLSLQLSNAAGQLPWLSDSAGLQSLVVVLLTAVFSTSTVSGIQKGIKWLSELNVWLTLAMAAGLLLLGPGLWLIQHFFSGFLTYLIHLPQMALTPNAIPDNWVNGWTVFYWGWFLGYAPLMGLFTAGVSRGRSIRELVLAVAILCPIVTNLWFTLLGGTGLHLELAGGGISDALAQNGAAAALLAILRQLPLAGLLIPIGLVLVVLFMCTSADSMSYAAAMVVSGRNEPPALLRLFWALMIGSLTLVLLRIGTGLGDSTSIDALQAFIVITAVPVTPLVLATLWTAPRLAWSESRRNRAQQNPTD from the coding sequence ATGTCTGAGATCCCCGCGAGCCAAGGCTCCTGGTGGCGACAGTCGCCCCTCTGGGTTGGCGCCATTCCCTTACTGATCTTTCTGCTGGTTTCGGCCATCGATCTGGCCCTGGCCAAGCAGTTCACCGACAACGGCAAAGCGGTCGTCAGTGATGCCCTGGGTGGGATCTGGCAGTGGATGGTGGTGCTGCTGTTTCTGATCGCGCTGATCCTGGCCATCAGCCCGCTCGGCAGCCTCCGCCTTGGAGGGGAGAACGCCAAACCGAGCCTCAAATTCTTCGATTGGTGCGCGGTGCTGATCTGCACCCTGCTGGCTGGAGGTGGCGTGTTCTGGTCGGCGGCCGAACCGCTGTATCACTTTCAGACTCCATCACCGGTGTTCGAAGGGGTCGAAGCCAGCACAGCGGCAGCGGTGGATCCCGCCCTGGCGGTGAGTTTTCTGCACTGGGGGTTTCTCGCCTGGGCCCTCGTGGCCACAACGACAACGATCACCTTTTCGATCCTGGAACAACGCGGCGAACCCCTGCGTCCCCGAACCCTGCTGGTCAACATCGTGCCGCGACGCTGGGTGGATGGCCCGCTTGGTGATTTGGCGGATGGATTATCCGTGGTGGCAGCGATCGCCGGCACCGTTGGACCCCTCGGCTTTCTCTCCCTGCAGCTCAGCAACGCCGCGGGACAACTGCCCTGGCTTTCCGACAGTGCCGGCCTGCAATCTCTGGTGGTGGTGCTGCTGACGGCCGTCTTCTCGACGTCCACGGTCAGCGGCATTCAGAAGGGAATCAAGTGGCTCTCCGAGCTCAACGTCTGGCTCACCCTCGCCATGGCCGCGGGCCTGTTGCTGCTGGGCCCGGGCCTGTGGCTGATCCAGCACTTCTTCAGCGGTTTTCTCACGTATCTGATTCATCTGCCGCAGATGGCCCTCACCCCCAATGCAATTCCTGACAACTGGGTGAACGGCTGGACGGTCTTCTACTGGGGATGGTTCCTCGGCTATGCGCCGCTGATGGGGCTCTTCACCGCCGGCGTCAGCCGAGGCCGCAGCATTCGTGAACTGGTGCTGGCCGTGGCGATCCTCTGCCCGATCGTGACCAACCTCTGGTTCACCCTGCTCGGGGGAACAGGCCTGCACCTGGAACTGGCGGGAGGGGGCATCAGTGACGCCCTGGCACAGAACGGAGCCGCCGCCGCACTGCTGGCCATCCTCAGACAATTGCCCCTTGCTGGACTGCTGATCCCCATTGGTTTGGTCCTGGTAGTGCTGTTCATGTGCACCAGCGCCGACTCGATGAGTTACGCCGCGGCGATGGTGGTGAGCGGCCGCAATGAGCCGCCGGCACTGCTGCGGTTGTTCTGGGCGCTGATGATCGGCAGTCTCACTCTGGTGCTGCTGCGCATCGGCACGGGCCTGGGAGACAGCACCTCCATCGATGCATTGCAGGCCTTCATCGTGATTACAGCGGTGCCTGTCACACCCTTGGTGCTGGCAACTCTCTGGACAGCACCGAGGCTGGCCTGGAGCGAATCACGCCGGAACCGAGCCCAACAAAACCCGACAGATTGA
- a CDS encoding FAD-dependent oxidoreductase — MSTPSNLPRTTSPPSQASVVIVGGGMAGLSCAAALARHGISDVVLLEAKTLAHAGASSFGETRMFREMYSDPVLCRLAQEANRLWGEEEVQAAEPLRETHGLLFYGESWDEETIEGSIPGARRVMDDQGIPYEALRSEEIRARFPLKPKPTFTGLFEPTAGAVRSDRVIAHWTRTARNAGHQLIEHCPVAGIDADGAGVSLENGHHISADQVVVTSGIWSQLLLAPLGLAPKLEVWPMLWAHYTVDPALANRYPQWFCFQQQRGDDGGLYYGFPVLSHTDDGRPRIKAGIDWAPKELRVAEPNAMTTEPPARLVELLDAFLFNEVDGIQERVDTVISPYSMTSDVNFILDRLTPNLSLFAGGSGQAFKFAPLIGDSLARLACGDQPAVDLSCWSHQRDAVRA, encoded by the coding sequence ATGAGCACTCCTTCAAACCTGCCTCGGACAACCTCCCCTCCATCACAGGCCAGCGTTGTCATCGTCGGTGGGGGAATGGCCGGTCTCAGCTGTGCCGCTGCCCTGGCTCGGCATGGCATCAGTGATGTTGTGCTTCTCGAAGCCAAAACCCTCGCCCACGCAGGCGCCAGCAGCTTCGGCGAAACCCGGATGTTCCGGGAGATGTACTCCGATCCCGTGCTCTGCCGTCTGGCTCAGGAGGCCAATCGGCTCTGGGGCGAGGAAGAGGTTCAGGCGGCTGAACCTCTGCGCGAAACCCATGGACTTCTGTTCTACGGCGAGAGCTGGGATGAGGAAACCATCGAGGGGTCGATTCCCGGGGCTCGCCGGGTAATGGACGACCAGGGCATCCCCTATGAAGCACTCCGCTCAGAGGAGATCCGAGCTCGTTTTCCCCTGAAGCCGAAACCAACCTTCACCGGATTATTCGAGCCCACGGCCGGTGCCGTGCGCAGTGACAGAGTGATCGCCCACTGGACACGAACCGCTCGAAACGCAGGCCACCAGCTCATCGAGCACTGCCCTGTGGCCGGCATCGATGCCGATGGAGCCGGTGTCAGTCTCGAGAACGGGCATCACATCAGCGCCGATCAGGTGGTGGTGACCAGTGGCATCTGGAGTCAGCTGTTGCTGGCACCGCTCGGACTGGCCCCGAAACTGGAGGTCTGGCCGATGCTCTGGGCCCACTACACCGTCGATCCAGCGCTGGCTAATCGCTACCCGCAATGGTTCTGCTTCCAGCAGCAACGTGGCGACGACGGCGGCTTGTATTACGGCTTCCCGGTACTCAGCCACACAGACGACGGACGACCGCGAATCAAAGCCGGGATCGACTGGGCGCCGAAAGAGCTCCGTGTTGCCGAGCCCAATGCGATGACGACCGAGCCACCGGCTCGGCTGGTGGAACTGCTTGATGCCTTTCTCTTCAACGAGGTGGACGGCATTCAAGAGCGAGTCGACACCGTGATCAGTCCGTACTCGATGACGAGCGATGTGAATTTCATCCTCGATCGACTGACACCGAATCTGAGCCTGTTTGCCGGCGGTTCCGGTCAGGCCTTCAAGTTCGCCCCCTTGATCGGCGACTCCCTGGCGCGACTCGCCTGCGGAGACCAGCCCGCTGTTGATCTGTCCTGCTGGAGCCACCAACGCGACGCCGTTCGCGCCTGA
- a CDS encoding Glu/Leu/Phe/Val dehydrogenase dimerization domain-containing protein — protein MTTTIHPAPSVSVLAEHVSKHLSVFIVGEEASPKRPANGGLRLLDYVSDSACLADGERLAGLMTHKHDLYGTGFAGGKIVARASEPAAVKDELIGITAELLQSLNGAMITGCDLNTSVEDMARLTALTPHVLAAVGSSVDASAATAHGTLGAVEAVLKRQLKHAKPGRALVHGCGAVGSTVARSLVEQGWTVLTVDLNHERAAIPGAIPLDDGSSWWELEVDLLLPCSISGLITAEMTRAMRTSAVVPAANAPFKHPQLAEDLRQRGVQVLPDPLVNAGAVIADSIERFSPEAWKDAGPDEVYAFVRREVRDRAMNFLEQRKQGISVSEALLLVAAERSNDPIGLSFGELP, from the coding sequence ATGACGACAACCATCCATCCCGCGCCGAGCGTTTCGGTGCTGGCCGAACACGTCTCCAAACACCTGTCTGTGTTCATCGTGGGCGAAGAAGCCAGCCCCAAACGGCCGGCGAACGGTGGCCTGCGTTTGCTTGATTACGTGAGCGACTCGGCCTGTCTCGCTGATGGAGAACGACTAGCCGGGCTGATGACCCACAAGCACGATCTTTACGGCACGGGTTTTGCCGGTGGAAAAATCGTGGCGAGAGCCTCGGAGCCAGCAGCTGTGAAGGATGAGCTGATCGGCATCACCGCCGAATTGCTCCAATCTCTTAACGGCGCCATGATCACAGGCTGCGACCTCAACACCAGTGTTGAGGACATGGCAAGACTGACAGCGCTCACTCCCCATGTGCTGGCTGCCGTTGGCAGCTCGGTTGACGCCAGTGCCGCGACAGCTCACGGCACCCTGGGCGCTGTGGAAGCCGTGCTGAAGAGACAGTTGAAGCACGCCAAACCGGGTCGCGCTCTCGTCCATGGCTGCGGTGCGGTCGGCAGCACCGTTGCCAGAAGCCTGGTGGAGCAGGGTTGGACCGTGCTGACCGTGGATTTGAACCATGAACGGGCTGCCATTCCTGGCGCAATACCCCTTGACGACGGTTCCTCCTGGTGGGAGTTGGAGGTCGATCTGCTATTGCCGTGCTCGATTTCCGGTCTGATCACAGCCGAGATGACGAGAGCCATGCGCACATCAGCCGTGGTGCCGGCCGCCAATGCCCCGTTCAAGCACCCGCAACTGGCGGAGGATCTGCGTCAACGCGGGGTCCAAGTCCTGCCTGACCCCCTGGTGAATGCCGGTGCCGTCATCGCCGATTCAATCGAACGGTTCTCGCCGGAGGCCTGGAAGGACGCTGGACCCGACGAGGTGTACGCGTTCGTGCGACGCGAAGTACGTGATAGAGCCATGAACTTCCTGGAGCAGCGGAAACAGGGAATCTCCGTCAGCGAAGCCCTCCTGCTGGTGGCCGCAGAACGATCCAACGACCCGATCGGGCTCAGTTTCGGAGAGCTTCCATGA
- a CDS encoding SAM-dependent methyltransferase encodes MAIAMTTGYSAQTEGALLCIEAASDWALTCVDHLAAQSSHLLIDYGAADGGTAVGLWNQVLDRLHAHQPNAHLTLIGNDLPSNDNVALAENLALQIPRPPQPTVLVSARSFYEPSVAPNSVSFGFSATAMHWLSASPGPLNNHIHVLASGNAEALQRFQAQAMQDWNRILELRSRELQLGGRLLTVNLSRDDAGRYLGHNGGQTRHVLDQLHLIWRDLAEDGLISEEQYRNGTVLNFYKSPEEFMAPLKDETSAAYRNGLRLVDERTVYVPCPYRQRWNNNGDTASFAAALMATIRSWSRHSFASAAGDAAADMVFARLQQRIAEAPSEWSLDYVEHHQMMEKVA; translated from the coding sequence ATGGCCATTGCCATGACCACGGGTTACAGCGCGCAGACCGAAGGCGCTCTCCTCTGCATCGAAGCCGCCTCCGACTGGGCCTTGACTTGTGTTGATCACCTAGCTGCTCAGAGCAGTCATCTTCTGATCGATTACGGAGCCGCCGATGGAGGCACCGCTGTGGGGCTCTGGAATCAGGTGCTGGATCGCCTCCACGCCCACCAGCCGAACGCCCATTTGACGCTGATCGGCAACGACCTGCCGAGCAACGACAACGTTGCTCTTGCCGAGAATCTTGCCCTGCAGATCCCGCGGCCACCGCAACCGACTGTGCTGGTGAGTGCCCGTAGTTTTTACGAACCATCGGTGGCACCAAACAGCGTCAGCTTCGGTTTTTCCGCCACGGCGATGCACTGGTTGAGTGCTTCGCCAGGCCCTCTGAACAATCACATCCATGTGCTGGCTTCAGGCAACGCAGAGGCCCTGCAACGCTTTCAGGCCCAGGCCATGCAGGACTGGAACCGAATCCTTGAACTTCGCAGCCGAGAACTGCAGCTAGGCGGACGCCTGCTCACTGTGAATCTTTCCCGAGATGATGCTGGGCGCTATCTCGGCCACAACGGCGGCCAGACACGGCATGTGCTGGACCAATTGCACTTGATCTGGCGCGACCTTGCCGAGGACGGCCTGATCAGTGAAGAGCAATACCGCAACGGCACCGTTCTGAACTTCTACAAGTCGCCTGAAGAATTCATGGCGCCGCTGAAGGACGAAACATCAGCCGCTTATCGCAACGGTCTGCGACTGGTGGATGAACGCACGGTTTACGTGCCATGCCCTTACCGCCAGCGCTGGAACAACAACGGTGATACCGCCAGCTTTGCTGCAGCTCTGATGGCCACGATCCGAAGCTGGAGCCGCCACAGCTTTGCAAGTGCTGCCGGAGATGCGGCTGCGGACATGGTCTTCGCACGGCTGCAGCAGCGCATCGCCGAGGCCCCCAGCGAGTGGAGTCTGGATTACGTCGAACACCACCAGATGATGGAGAAAGTCGCCTGA
- the rdgB gene encoding RdgB/HAM1 family non-canonical purine NTP pyrophosphatase, producing MSKDKRILVIASGNQGKIREFQGLLADLPVTVEAQPDGLDVDETGETFQANARIKAQAVARLTGHWALADDSGLSVTALQGAPGVHSSRYAPTDAERIAKLLAAMDGLQERSAEFRAALCIAAPDGNVLLEVEGCCEGQITREPRGNGGFGYDPIFEVSKTRRTFAEMPPAEKKHYGHRGRAFALLKNPLQDLIKAS from the coding sequence ATGAGCAAGGACAAACGCATCCTGGTGATCGCCAGCGGAAACCAGGGAAAGATCCGCGAATTCCAGGGGTTGCTCGCCGATCTGCCTGTGACCGTTGAGGCTCAGCCCGATGGTCTTGACGTTGACGAGACTGGCGAGACCTTTCAGGCCAACGCGCGTATCAAAGCGCAAGCTGTCGCCCGTCTCACCGGCCATTGGGCCCTCGCAGACGACTCGGGGTTGAGCGTGACAGCCCTGCAGGGAGCACCTGGAGTGCACTCGTCCCGCTATGCGCCGACCGATGCAGAGCGAATCGCGAAATTGCTGGCGGCCATGGACGGACTTCAGGAGCGATCAGCCGAGTTTCGAGCTGCTCTTTGCATCGCAGCCCCCGATGGAAACGTTCTGCTGGAGGTGGAGGGTTGCTGCGAGGGGCAAATCACCCGAGAACCACGTGGCAACGGCGGTTTCGGGTATGACCCGATCTTTGAAGTCAGCAAGACAAGGAGGACATTTGCGGAGATGCCTCCGGCGGAGAAGAAGCATTACGGCCATCGCGGTCGGGCCTTCGCATTGCTCAAAAACCCCCTGCAGGACCTGATAAAGGCCAGCTGA
- a CDS encoding phosphoglucomutase/phosphomannomutase family protein, translating to MSSAPLSLEPTPIRFGTDGWRGVLGVDITVERLLPVAAAAAQELAYSAPEGLNSRTVVIGYDRRFLAPELAEAIAAAVRGCELDPLLTETPVPTPACSWTVVERKALGALVITASHNPPEWLGLKIKGPFGGSVEGEFTAAVEKRLAAGGITPPMQHQVDLFDGRGEHLDGLRRKLDVPALVKGLKAMNLKVIVDPMHGSAAGCVTELLGAGSQGLVEEIRSDRDPMFGGHPPEPLERYLKTLIDSVKAAASAGRPAVGLVFDGDGDRIAAVDESGRFCSTQLLMPLLIDHLAGARGLPGSVVKTVSGSDLMRLVAEGHGREVIELPVGFKYIAAEMLAGDVLIGGEESGGVGFGMHLPERDALFAALLVLEALVEGGQALGARLDALKQRHGGASHYDRLDLRLADMEARRRLEGLLADSPPDEVAGLPVQEVISTDGVKLRLGPSHWLMLRFSGTEPLLRLYCEGPDPERVATVLSWARDLAETT from the coding sequence ATGTCCTCGGCCCCATTGTCTCTGGAGCCAACCCCGATTCGTTTCGGCACCGATGGCTGGCGTGGCGTGCTGGGTGTGGACATCACGGTGGAGCGGTTGCTGCCGGTGGCAGCGGCCGCTGCCCAGGAACTGGCCTACAGCGCTCCGGAAGGACTCAACAGCCGCACCGTTGTGATCGGGTACGACCGACGGTTCCTTGCTCCCGAACTCGCTGAAGCGATTGCAGCGGCGGTGCGGGGCTGCGAACTCGATCCTCTTCTGACGGAAACGCCGGTGCCAACACCGGCATGCAGCTGGACGGTGGTGGAACGCAAAGCCCTTGGTGCCCTGGTGATCACAGCGAGCCACAACCCGCCTGAATGGCTTGGGCTCAAGATCAAAGGTCCCTTCGGTGGCTCCGTGGAGGGGGAGTTCACCGCTGCCGTCGAAAAGCGCCTGGCCGCGGGCGGGATCACACCGCCAATGCAGCACCAGGTGGATCTTTTCGATGGACGCGGCGAGCACCTTGATGGTCTGAGACGAAAACTGGATGTTCCAGCTCTGGTGAAGGGCCTGAAGGCCATGAACCTCAAGGTGATCGTCGATCCGATGCATGGATCCGCTGCGGGCTGCGTCACGGAACTGCTCGGTGCAGGCTCGCAAGGGCTGGTGGAGGAGATCCGCAGCGATCGCGATCCAATGTTCGGCGGCCATCCCCCGGAGCCTCTGGAGCGTTATCTGAAGACCTTGATCGACAGCGTCAAGGCGGCCGCCTCTGCGGGACGTCCGGCCGTTGGACTCGTGTTCGATGGCGATGGAGATCGCATCGCCGCCGTGGATGAATCCGGTCGGTTCTGCAGCACCCAGTTGTTGATGCCGCTGCTGATCGATCATCTGGCAGGAGCCCGCGGCCTGCCCGGCTCGGTCGTGAAGACCGTCAGTGGATCAGACCTGATGCGCCTTGTGGCGGAGGGTCATGGGCGTGAGGTGATCGAACTTCCCGTGGGGTTCAAGTACATCGCTGCCGAGATGCTCGCTGGAGACGTGCTGATCGGCGGCGAGGAATCAGGCGGTGTCGGCTTTGGAATGCACCTGCCGGAGCGCGATGCCCTCTTCGCAGCCCTGCTGGTTCTTGAGGCTCTGGTGGAGGGAGGCCAGGCCCTCGGCGCACGACTCGATGCGCTGAAGCAACGCCATGGCGGGGCCAGTCACTACGACCGCCTCGATCTTCGGCTCGCCGATATGGAGGCACGCCGCCGTCTGGAGGGGTTGCTGGCGGATTCGCCACCCGATGAGGTCGCTGGCTTGCCGGTTCAGGAGGTCATCAGCACCGATGGCGTGAAATTGCGCTTGGGGCCGAGTCACTGGCTGATGTTGCGCTTCTCAGGCACGGAACCCCTGCTGCGCCTGTACTGCGAAGGACCGGATCCAGAACGCGTCGCCACGGTGTTGAGCTGGGCTCGCGACCTCGCGGAAACCACATGA